From Macaca mulatta isolate MMU2019108-1 chromosome 1, T2T-MMU8v2.0, whole genome shotgun sequence, the proteins below share one genomic window:
- the SPRTN gene encoding DNA-dependent metalloprotease SPRTN isoform X1, which produces MDDDLMLALRLQEEWNLQEAERDQAQESLSLVDASWELVDPTPDLQALFVQFNDQFFWGQLEAVEVKWSVRMTLCAGICSYEGKGGMCSIRLSEPLLKLRPRKDLVETLLHEMIHAYLFVTNNDKDREGHGPEFCKHMHRINSLTGANITVYHTFHDEVDEYRRHWWRCDGPCQHRPPYYGYVKRATNREPSAHDYWWAEHQKTCGGTYMKIKEPENYSKKGKGKTKLGKQPVSAAENKDKPNRGEAQLVIPFSGKGYVLGEASNLPSPGKLITSHAINKTQDLLNQNHSANAVRPNSKIKVKFEQNGSSKNSHLVSPAVNNSHQNVLSNYFPRVSVANQKAFRGVNGSPRKSETVGNIPKNSVSSSSQRRVSSSKISLRNSSKVMESTSVTPSWDVSGSEDTFPNKRPRLEDKTVFDNFFIKKEQIESSGNDPKYSSYPTTTTQNSSSSSSQSKMVNCPVCQNEVLESQINEHLDWCLEGDSIKVKS; this is translated from the exons ATGGACGATGACCTGATGTTGGCCCTGCGGCTTCAGGAGGAGTGGAACTTGCAGGAGGCGGAGCGCGATCAGGCCCAGGAGTCCCTGTCGCTAGTGGACGCGTCGTGGGAGTTGGTGGACCCCACACCGGACTTGCAGGCCCTGTTTGTTCAGTTTAACGACCAGTTCTTCTGGGGCCAGCTGGAGGCCGTCGAGGTGAAGTGGAGCGTGCGAATGACCCT GTGTGCTGGGATATGCAGCTATGAAGGGAAGGGTGGAATGTGTTCCATCCGTCTCAGCGAACCCCTTTTAAAGTTGAGACCAAGAAAGGATCTTGTAGAG ACCCTCCTGCATGAAATGATACATGCCTATTTATTTGTCACTAATAATGACAAAGACCGAGAAGGGCATGGTCCAGAATTTTGTAAACATATGCATCGCATCAACAGCCTGACTGGAGCCAATATAACG GTCTACCATACTTTTCACGATGAGGTGGATGAATATCGGCGACACTGGTGGCGCTGCGATGGGCCGTGCCAGCACAGGCCACCCTATTACGGCTATGTCAAAAGAGCTACTAACAGGGAACCCTCTGCTCATGACTATTGGTGGGCTGAGCACCAGAAAACCTGTGGAGGCACTTACATGAAAATCAAGGAACCAGAGAATTActcaaaaaaaggcaaaggaaagacAAAACTAGGAAAGCAACCAGTATCAGCCGCAGAGAATAAAG ATAAACCCAACAGAGGTGAGGCCCAGCTAGTAATCCCTTTTAGTGGGAAAGGATATGTTCTAGGAGAAGCAAGCAATTTACCTTCACCTGGGAAATTGATCACTTCACATGCCATTAATAAAACGCAAGATCTTTTAAATCAAAACCATTCAGCAAATGCTGTAAGACCTAATTCTAAAATCAAGGTGAAATTTGAACAGAATGGTTCAAGTAAAAATTCTCATCTGGTCTCCCCTGCTGTTAATAACAGTCACCAAAATGTTCTAAGCAACTACTTTCCTAGAGTATCAGTTGCCAACCAAAAGGCTTTCAGAGGTGTGAATGGATCTCCAAGGAAAAGTGAAACAGTTGGCAACATCCCTAAAAACTCAGTATCTTCTAGTTCTCAAAGAAGGGTTTCATCTTCTAAGATATCCTTAAGAAATTCTTCAAAAGTAATGGAATCAACATCTGTGACGCCATCCTGGGATGTGAGTGGGTCTGAAGATACATTCCCAAATAAACGACCTCGGCTAGAAGATAAGACtgtttttgacaatttttttatcaagaaagaacaaatagaaaGCAGTGGTAATGATCCAAAGTACAGTTCATATCCTACAACTACAACTCAGAATTCCAGCAGTTCATCCAGCCAGAGCAAAATGGTTAATTGCCCAGTTTGTCAGAATGAAGTTTTGGAGTCTCAGATTAATGAGCACTTGGACTGGTGCCTAGAAGGTGACAGCATCAAAGTCAAAAGCTGA
- the SPRTN gene encoding DNA-dependent metalloprotease SPRTN isoform X2, with product MDDDLMLALRLQEEWNLQEAERDQAQESLSLVDASWELVDPTPDLQALFVQFNDQFFWGQLEAVEVKWSVRMTLCAGICSYEGKGGMCSIRLSEPLLKLRPRKDLVEVYHTFHDEVDEYRRHWWRCDGPCQHRPPYYGYVKRATNREPSAHDYWWAEHQKTCGGTYMKIKEPENYSKKGKGKTKLGKQPVSAAENKDKPNRGEAQLVIPFSGKGYVLGEASNLPSPGKLITSHAINKTQDLLNQNHSANAVRPNSKIKVKFEQNGSSKNSHLVSPAVNNSHQNVLSNYFPRVSVANQKAFRGVNGSPRKSETVGNIPKNSVSSSSQRRVSSSKISLRNSSKVMESTSVTPSWDVSGSEDTFPNKRPRLEDKTVFDNFFIKKEQIESSGNDPKYSSYPTTTTQNSSSSSSQSKMVNCPVCQNEVLESQINEHLDWCLEGDSIKVKS from the exons ATGGACGATGACCTGATGTTGGCCCTGCGGCTTCAGGAGGAGTGGAACTTGCAGGAGGCGGAGCGCGATCAGGCCCAGGAGTCCCTGTCGCTAGTGGACGCGTCGTGGGAGTTGGTGGACCCCACACCGGACTTGCAGGCCCTGTTTGTTCAGTTTAACGACCAGTTCTTCTGGGGCCAGCTGGAGGCCGTCGAGGTGAAGTGGAGCGTGCGAATGACCCT GTGTGCTGGGATATGCAGCTATGAAGGGAAGGGTGGAATGTGTTCCATCCGTCTCAGCGAACCCCTTTTAAAGTTGAGACCAAGAAAGGATCTTGTAGAG GTCTACCATACTTTTCACGATGAGGTGGATGAATATCGGCGACACTGGTGGCGCTGCGATGGGCCGTGCCAGCACAGGCCACCCTATTACGGCTATGTCAAAAGAGCTACTAACAGGGAACCCTCTGCTCATGACTATTGGTGGGCTGAGCACCAGAAAACCTGTGGAGGCACTTACATGAAAATCAAGGAACCAGAGAATTActcaaaaaaaggcaaaggaaagacAAAACTAGGAAAGCAACCAGTATCAGCCGCAGAGAATAAAG ATAAACCCAACAGAGGTGAGGCCCAGCTAGTAATCCCTTTTAGTGGGAAAGGATATGTTCTAGGAGAAGCAAGCAATTTACCTTCACCTGGGAAATTGATCACTTCACATGCCATTAATAAAACGCAAGATCTTTTAAATCAAAACCATTCAGCAAATGCTGTAAGACCTAATTCTAAAATCAAGGTGAAATTTGAACAGAATGGTTCAAGTAAAAATTCTCATCTGGTCTCCCCTGCTGTTAATAACAGTCACCAAAATGTTCTAAGCAACTACTTTCCTAGAGTATCAGTTGCCAACCAAAAGGCTTTCAGAGGTGTGAATGGATCTCCAAGGAAAAGTGAAACAGTTGGCAACATCCCTAAAAACTCAGTATCTTCTAGTTCTCAAAGAAGGGTTTCATCTTCTAAGATATCCTTAAGAAATTCTTCAAAAGTAATGGAATCAACATCTGTGACGCCATCCTGGGATGTGAGTGGGTCTGAAGATACATTCCCAAATAAACGACCTCGGCTAGAAGATAAGACtgtttttgacaatttttttatcaagaaagaacaaatagaaaGCAGTGGTAATGATCCAAAGTACAGTTCATATCCTACAACTACAACTCAGAATTCCAGCAGTTCATCCAGCCAGAGCAAAATGGTTAATTGCCCAGTTTGTCAGAATGAAGTTTTGGAGTCTCAGATTAATGAGCACTTGGACTGGTGCCTAGAAGGTGACAGCATCAAAGTCAAAAGCTGA
- the EXOC8 gene encoding exocyst complex component 8, whose translation MAMAMSDSGASRLRRQLESGGFEARLYVKQLSQQSDGDRDLQEHRQRIQALAEETAQNLKRNVYQNYRQFIETAREISYLESEMYQLSHLLTEQKSSLESIPLTLLPAAAAAGAAAASGGEEGVGGAGGRDHLRGQAGFFSTPGGASRDGSGPGEEGKQRTLTTLLEKVEGCRHLLETPGQYLVYNGDLVEYDADHMAQLQRVHGFLMNDCLLVATWLPQRRGMYRYNALYSLDGLAVVNVKDNPPMKDMFKLLMFPESRIFQAENAKIKREWLEVLEETKRALSEKRRREQEEAAAPRGPPQVTSKATNPFEDDEEEEPAVPEVEEENVDLSMEWIQELPEDLDVCIAQRDFEGAVDLLDKLNHYLEDKPSPPPVKELRAKVEERVRQLTEVLVFELSPDRSLRGGPKATRRAVSQLIRLGQCTKACELFLRNRAAAVHTAIRQLRIEGATLLYIHKLCHVFFTSLLETAREFEIDFAGTDSGCYSAFVVWARSAMGMFVDAFSKQVFDSKESLSTAAECVKVAKEHCQQLGDIGLDLTFIIHALLVKDIQGALHSYKEIIIEATKHRNSEEMWRRMNLMTPEALGKLKEEMKSCGVSNFEQYTGHDCWVNLSYTVVAFTKQTMGFLEEALKLYFPELHMVLLESLVEIILVAVQHVDYSLRCEQDPEKKAFIRQNASFLYETVLPVVEKRFEEGVGKPAKQLQDLRNASRLIRVNPESTTSVV comes from the coding sequence ATGGCGATGGCGATGTCGGACAGTGGGGCGAGCCGCCTGCGTCGGCAGCTGGAGTCAGGGGGTTTTGAGGCGCGGCTGTACGTGAAGCAGCTCTCGCAGCAGTCGGATGGGGACCGGGACCTCCAGGAGCACCGGCAGCGCATCCAGGCGCTGGCGGAGGAGACGGCGCAGAACCTGAAGCGCAACGTCTACCAGAACTACCGGCAGTTCATAGAGACGGCCCGTGAGATCTCCTACCTGGAGAGCGAGATGTACCAGCTCAGCCACCTGCTGACGGAGCAGAAGAGCAGCCTGGAGAGCATCCCGCTTACGTTGCTGCCTGCCGCAGCTGCCGCCGGAGCCGCTGCCGCGTCTGGCGGGGAGGAGGGAGTCGGTGGGGCGGGGGGCCGAGACCACCTCCGAGGCCAGGCCGGTTTTTTCTCCACCCCCGGTGGCGCCTCCCGCGACGGCTCCGGTCCAGGCGAGGAAGGAAAGCAGCGCACTCTCACCACCCTGCTTGAGAAGGTGGAAGGCTGCAGGCATTTGCTGGAGACGCCGGGACAGTACCTGGTGTACAACGGGGACCTAGTGGAATACGATGCCGACCACATGGCCCAACTGCAGCGGGTGCACGGCTTTCTCATGAACGATTGTTTGTTGGTGGCTACCTGGCTGCCGCAGCGGCGGGGGATGTATCGCTACAACGCTCTCTATTCCCTAGATGGTTTGGCCGTAGTCAATGTCAAGGACAACCCGCCCATGAAGGACATGTTCAAGCTGCTTATGTTCCCCGAGAGCCGTATTTTCCAGGCcgaaaatgctaaaataaaacgAGAGTGGCTGGAAGTGCTGGAGGAGACCAAGAGAGCCCTCAGTGAGAAAAGGCGAagggagcaggaggaggcagCGGCCCCTCGAGGGCCACCCCAAGTGACTTCCAAGGCCACTAACCCATTTGAGGATGACGAAGAAGAAGAGCCAGCTGTTCCTGAGGTAGAGGAAGAGAACGTGGACCTCTCCATGGAATGGATCCAGGAGTTACCTGAAGACCTGGATGTCTGCATTGCGCAGAGGGACTTTGAAGGGGCTGTTGACCTGCTGGATAAATTGAACCATTACCTGGAAGATAAGCCTAGCCCACCTCCTGTAAAAGAACTAAGGGCCAAAGTGGAGGAGCGAGTTCGACAGCTCACTGAGGTGCTGGTTTTCGAACTCTCCCCAGATCGTTCCCTGAGAGGTGGTCCCAAGGCTACTCGCAGAGCAGTTTCGCAACTGATCCGGCTGGGCCAGTGCACGAAGGCCTGTGAGCTATTTTTGAGAAACAGGGCAGCCGCTGTTCATACAGCAATTCGTCAGCTTCGCATTGAAGGCGCCACTTTACTCTATATTCATAAGCTGTGCCATGTCTTCTTTACCAGCCTTCTTGAGACTGCAAGAGAATTTGAGATTGATTTTGCAGGCACTGACAGCGGCTGCTACTCCGCCTTTGTGGTCTGGGCAAGATCAGCCATGGGCATGTTCGTGGATGCTTTCAGCAAGCAGGTGTTTGATAGTAAGGAGAGCCTCTCAACAGCAGCTGAGTGTGTAAAAGTGGCTAAGGAGCATTGCCAGCAACTGGGTGATATCGGACTGGACCTCACCTTCATCATCCATGCCCTTCTGGTGAAAGACATCCAAGGGGCCTTGCACAGTTACAAAGAAATCATCATTGAAGCCACTAAACATCGCAACTCTGAAGAGATGTGGAGAAGGATGAACTTGATGACGCCAGAAGCCCTGGGGAAGCTCAAAGAAGAGATGAAAAGCTGTGGGGTAAGTAACTTTGAGCAGTACACAGGGCATGACTGCTGGGTGAACCTAAGTTACACAGTGGTTGCTTTCACCAAACAGACCATGGGCTTCTTGGAAGAGGCTCTGAAGCTGTATTTCCCAGAGCTGCACATGGTACTTTTGGAGAGCCTGGTGGAAATCATTTTGGTTGCTGTTCAGCATGTGGATTATAGTCTTCGATGTGAGCAGGATCCAGAGAAGAAAGCTTTTATCAGACAGAATGCATCCTTCTTATATGAAACAGTCCTCCCTGTGGTGGAGAAAAGGTTTGAAGAAGGTGTGGGGAAACCTGCCAAGCAACTCCAAGATCTGAGGAATGCATCTAGACTTATTCGTGTGAATCCTGAAAGTACAACATCAGTGGTCTAA